In Bacillus weihaiensis, the genomic stretch CTACTAATTTGTTCCTCTGATACAAATATTTGAATCATTCCAGCAATCATAACTCCAAGTAAAACAAAGGGTAACGCTTCTAGTAAAATACTAATAAAAATCACATTGAAGGTTAATAGGGAATCTGAAAAGAAAGATTCACTTAGCTTTATCTCCTTATGAAAGGAAAAGAGCAAAAAACAAGCGCCAAGAAAGACAAAGCCTATTAATTCACTATTGGCTTTTGTTCTCATTTTATTAATCCTCTACCTACTATCACCACAACTACCTCCCACATTTCAATATCTAATCTCTGTGATTACTGTTGAGATGAAGAGGAAGCCAACTATTGCATGTCAGCTCCATTCTTCTTATAAAGTTAAACACTCTTCATTTTTGGCACTTAACTTATCGCTCTTTTATATGATTTGCAGAAAAAATTAAGTCAGCCTGTACACATTATTTTTCAGCATTCACTGGTATTTCAAAATTTTTTTCCCATTCTTCTTTGATTTCTTTTGTATTAAGATTGACTCCAATCACGACTATATAACATTGACCATTGTATGTTGAAGGTTCCCAATTCACTCGATTCATTACACATTGCATCAAATATATACCTTCTTTAACAGAAAGGTATCCCTTTGCCCGCAGTAAATGAGGTTTCCATCTTTTTATAAATTTCTCGATTTGCTTTGTAGTTGTTTGTGTTGTAAGCGGAAGAGAAATGCTTTTAATTCGGGAGAAGGAGTGGCTTGTGTTCTTTTTATAGTTTATCTCTTCTTTTCTTGTTAATGCCTCTCTCTTACCTCCCCACCTTTTACGAAAGAATATATCGTTTACATCTACTCTACTAAAAGTTGTATAAATCCTAGGTGATGTTGCATTTTCTTTTCTTACAAGCTTTTCGACCTTTTTCTTTTTATCCTCCGAAACTAAATCGGCTTTATTAATAATGAGATAATCAGCCACATTTATTTGCTTTTTTGTTGTTCTGACAAGTTCACGGTCTGACTCAAACACACTATGATAAGCAAGCACATTTTCCGCATCTACAATGGTTATAACTTTTTCCAAATAAAGAAGAGGGAGAAGATCGGGCTCAGTTAAAGAATCCACAACCTCTTCTGGATCCGCCACCCCTGTTAACTCAATAAAGATAACTTCTGGCTTACGGCTAAGAAGTGCCTTTAGATAATCTGTTACCTCATCCTTTTTATTACAGCACATACACCCATCTAGTAATTTTTCTAGGTGACTATTCTTTAACATTGTTGATATACTTTCTCCATCTGTATCAGTCTTTCCAATTTCATTCATTAACACTGCTGGGTTAATATTCTTTTCACTGCATGTATGTAGTAATTGCTTTAACAGAGTTGTTTTTCCACTCCCTAGAAAACCACTTAAGATATAGACTGGTATTTTTTCCATCACTTTCCCTCCTATCAAACGGCCACTCTACATATATACCATCACAAATCGAAATTATTCCTATTAGAATGAGTTACTTTCTACTTGTTATAAAAAAGCGACTACACATAACCATCAAAAATAATGGAAATTCATAATTACTAAAAACAACAACCATTCAAATAATATGAAAATCGTAATTATTCCTATTTACAATTATTTAATTACTTGTTATAATTTCTACCGATGAAACATGTATGTAAACAAATAACTAATTGCTAGGAGTTTTATTAACTATGAAAACTAAATCTTTAGTAACCTCAATACTGACTATAAGTCTTTTACTATCAGCATGCGGAAAGCAAGAAAATCAATCAACAAGTACGGTAGAAAGCAACAATGAGAGTACTAGGAAAATAGAGGTTTACACAACCATTTTCCCATTAGAGGATTTCACGAGAAAAATCGGTGGCGACGAGATAAATGTCACTAGCGTTTACCCTCCAAATGTTGATGCTCATACATATGAACCAACAGTTAAAACAATGAAAAATATTGCAGACTCAGATCTTTTTATCTTTACTGGCGCCGGCATAGAAGGGTTTGCCGAAAAAGCAGAAGAAACGTTAGAGAAAGAAGACGTGAATATATTAAGAGCAGCAGAAGGTATTGAACTCCTCGAACACTCTGACGGAGAAGATCATGCTTCACATGAGGATGAACATGCAGACGAAGATGACCATGCTTCTCATGAAGATGAACATGCAGATGAAGAGGACCATGCTTCTCATAAAGATGAACATACAGATGAAGAGGACCATGCTTCTCATGAAGATGAACATACAGATGAAGAGGCGCACCATCATGATCATGGAGATCAAGATCCACATGTATGGCTTGACCCAATCCGCTCGATCGAACTAGCTGAAAACATTAAAGATGCACTAATAGAAATAAAACCTGAATCAAAGGATACATTTGAGGAAAATTTCACAAAATTAAAAGCAGATTTAACCAATTTAGATCAATCTTTCCAAGAAACAATTAATAAATCAAAAACAAAACACATCTTAGTTTCTCATGCTGCATACGGATATTGGCAGGATCGATATGGTCTTGAACAAATTGCAATAGCAGGTCTTTCTCCTTCTCAGGAGCCTAGTCAACAACAACTTACAGAAATTATTAAAGAATCCAAAGAACATCATTTACACTATGTCTTATTTGAACAAAACGTACAATCTAACGTAGCTAAAGTAATCCAAGAAGAAATAGGTGCCGAGTCACTTACTCTTCATAATCTTGAATCCGTTACAGAAGAAGATATAGAAAATAATGAAGACTATTTCAGTATTATGGAGAGAAATATTGAGACACTTCAGACTGTTTTAAATGAATAAAAAATGATTTATGTAAAGGAGGTATGTGTGAACGTACTTCCTTTATTTAATTAAAGGAAACATGATTTATCTTTTTACTAGTTAACTAAAGGAAATGAGAAGAAATCTTATCTTTTTATCAAACTTTCTTTCAATCTATAGTATGAAAGATAGCACAACAAAAATTCAGAACTTTCAAAAATAACGAGAGATTAACTCACAATGTTGTTGTGAGAAGAATTATTATTTTTTATTATTACTATGTGAATTAAATTCATAAATGCTTTTTTAAAAAAAAGCTCGAATTTCTAAATCTTAAGCAAGT encodes the following:
- a CDS encoding CobW family GTP-binding protein is translated as MEKIPVYILSGFLGSGKTTLLKQLLHTCSEKNINPAVLMNEIGKTDTDGESISTMLKNSHLEKLLDGCMCCNKKDEVTDYLKALLSRKPEVIFIELTGVADPEEVVDSLTEPDLLPLLYLEKVITIVDAENVLAYHSVFESDRELVRTTKKQINVADYLIINKADLVSEDKKKKVEKLVRKENATSPRIYTTFSRVDVNDIFFRKRWGGKREALTRKEEINYKKNTSHSFSRIKSISLPLTTQTTTKQIEKFIKRWKPHLLRAKGYLSVKEGIYLMQCVMNRVNWEPSTYNGQCYIVVIGVNLNTKEIKEEWEKNFEIPVNAEK
- a CDS encoding metal ABC transporter solute-binding protein, Zn/Mn family: MKTKSLVTSILTISLLLSACGKQENQSTSTVESNNESTRKIEVYTTIFPLEDFTRKIGGDEINVTSVYPPNVDAHTYEPTVKTMKNIADSDLFIFTGAGIEGFAEKAEETLEKEDVNILRAAEGIELLEHSDGEDHASHEDEHADEDDHASHEDEHADEEDHASHKDEHTDEEDHASHEDEHTDEEAHHHDHGDQDPHVWLDPIRSIELAENIKDALIEIKPESKDTFEENFTKLKADLTNLDQSFQETINKSKTKHILVSHAAYGYWQDRYGLEQIAIAGLSPSQEPSQQQLTEIIKESKEHHLHYVLFEQNVQSNVAKVIQEEIGAESLTLHNLESVTEEDIENNEDYFSIMERNIETLQTVLNE